A section of the Tenrec ecaudatus isolate mTenEca1 chromosome 10, mTenEca1.hap1, whole genome shotgun sequence genome encodes:
- the ASPSCR1 gene encoding tether containing UBX domain for GLUT4 isoform X2, which yields MVPAARSREGPENMVRIALQVDDGIRLQDTFCAGCTLWELLNHFPRTRGCLEQLHEAVPVCVYMRDEVTGQEALQRTTLQSLGLTGGSATIRFGTKASSSSCQPEPMGARAPGSPALSIATDQAASHPMLPLVARGLSGGDLSHLEDAGPSRPGCEDSQSPTPADCPPQLDAKAPSPPPFVPFSGGGQRLGGPSGSACTLMSLSTKSPKVFCPGGPSEPKRSKPGPESPPGLESPVAREPVVCHPDLEGLLQAWPEELPEEFFEVTVDDVRRRLAQLRSERKRLEEAPLVTKSYREAQTKEKLERYPKVALRILFPDRYILQGFFRPSETVGDLHDFVRSHLGNPALSFYLFIAPPKTVLVDNTLTLFEADLFPAALVHFGTYQPSDLYLAPQLLEQTVSPSSADRLVARCMARTPGSPPSLPAPLDPEPGESEAKLSTEEALSSPEPAPGPARPPQRSLGKVPKWLKLPASRR from the exons GGGGTGCTTGGAGCAGCTCCATGAGGCAGTGCCTGTGTGCGTGTACATGAGGGACGAG gTGACTGGCCAAGAAGCCTTGCAGAGGACGACACTACAGTCGCTGGGACTCACAGGAGGCAGCGCCACCATCAG GTTCGGCACGAAGGCGAGCAGCTCATCCTGTCAACCAGAGCCCATGGGGGCCAGGGCCCCTGGCAGTCCTGCATTGTCCATTGCTACCGATCAGGCTGCCAGCCACCCTATGCTTCCCCTGGTAGCAAGGGGACTCAGTGGGGGTGATCTGAGCCACCTAGAGGATGCCGGACCCTCCAGGCCTGGCTGCGAGGACAGCCAGAGCCCAACACCAGCAGACTGCCCACCACAGCTAGATGCCAAGGCACCCTCGCCACCTCCCTTCGTTCCCTTCTCTGGAGGGGGCCAGCGTCTGGGCGGCCCTTCTGGCTCTGCTTGTACCCTGATGTCACTGTCCACCAAATCACCCAAAGTCTTCTGCCCTGGAGGTCCATCTGAGCCAAAGAGGTCGAAGCCAGGCCCTGAGTCCCCACCGGGACTTGAGTCG CCTGTGGCCCGAGAGCCCGTGGTGTGCCACCCCGACCTGGAGGGGCTGCTGCAGGCCTGGCCCGAGGAGCTGCCCGAGGAGTTCTTCGAGGTGACCGTGGATGATGTGCGCCGACGCCTGGCACAGCTCAGGAGCGAGCG GAAGCGCCTGGAAGAAGCCCCCTTAGTGACCAAGTCCTACCGGGAGGCCcagaccaaggagaagctggagcGATACCCCAAG GTGGCTCTGCGGATCCTGTTCCCTGACCGCTACATCCTGCAGGGTTTCTTCCGGCCCAGCGAGACTG tgggggACCTGCATGACTTCGTGAGAAGCCACCTGGGGAACCCTGCGCTGAGTTTCTACCTGT TCATCGCCCCTCCTAAGACTGTCTTGGTGGACAACACGCTGACCCTCTTTGAG gcAGACCTCTTCCCTGCCGCCCTTGTGCACTTTGGAACATACCAGCCATCGG ACCTCTACCTGGCGCCCCAGCTGCTGGAGCAGACCGTCTCCCCATCCTCGGCTGACAGGCTGGTGGCCAG GTGTATGGCCAGGACGCCTGGGTCCCCGCCTTCCCTACCAGCACCCCTGGACCCTGAGCCTGGCGAGTCTGAGGCCAAGTTGAGCACTGAAGAGGCCCTGAGTTCCCCTGAGCCTGCCCCAGGGCCAGCCCGGCCCCCCCAGAGGAGTCTGGGCAAGGTGCCCAAGTGGCTGAAACTGCCAG CCAGCAGGAGGTGA
- the CENPX gene encoding centromere protein X isoform X1, protein MEGQGAGFRKELVSKLLCLHFRDKKTRVSTDAVQLMAEMLRIFVVGESLLRGFMAHQHGLTGLGALGMGGPQTSQVHCVAEAAVRGVRQAQAEDLPCVDVDQLEKVLPQLLLDF, encoded by the exons GAGCTGGTGAGCAAACTGCTGTGTCTGCATTTCAGAGACAAGAAGACCAGAG TCAGCACGGATGCTGTGCAGCTGATGGCCGAGATGCTGAGGATCTTCGTTGTGGGTGAGTCCCTGCTGCGTGGCTTCATGGCCCATCAACACGGCCTTACAGGGCTAGGAGCACTGGGGATGGGTGGCCCCCAGACCTCTCAAGTGCACTGTGTGGCAGAGGCGGCTGTGCGTGGGGTGCGGCAGGCCCAGGCCGAGGACCTCCCCTGCGTGGACGTGGACCAGCTGGAGAAGGTGCTCCCTCAGCTG CTTCTGGACTTCTAG
- the CENPX gene encoding centromere protein X isoform X2 has protein sequence MEGQGAGFRKELVSKLLCLHFRDKKTRVSTDAVQLMAEMLRIFVVASGLLESCPAHHTTFPSPPSHLPPRSCGQPAASLGSGRWPLYGQGC, from the exons GAGCTGGTGAGCAAACTGCTGTGTCTGCATTTCAGAGACAAGAAGACCAGAG TCAGCACGGATGCTGTGCAGCTGATGGCCGAGATGCTGAGGATCTTCGTTGTGG CTTCTGGACTTCTAGAGAGCTGCCCTGCACACCACACCACCTTTCCATCACCGCCCAGCCACCTGCCACCCAGGTCCTGTGGTCAGCCAGCTGCCAGTCTGGGGAGTGGCAGGTGGCCCCTTTATGGACAAGGTTGCTGA